One segment of Marvinbryantia formatexigens DSM 14469 DNA contains the following:
- a CDS encoding site-specific DNA-methyltransferase → MSEVTTAMEWRTIPVGDLHPAAYNPRKKLKPGDKEYEKIKKSIQEFGYVEPIIVNFDMTVIGGHQRLTVLKDLGYTEVQCVVVHIEDEAKVKALNIALNKITGAWNEQLLADLIVDLQSQDFNTDLTGFEPAEIDQLFSKVHNKEIKEDDFDVDEELKKPTMSKTEDLWLLGRHRLVCGDSLLPETFSTLMDGKRANLVVTDPPYNVNVEETAGKIKNDNMPDEDFYKFLFAAFVNMEQNMENDASIYVFHADSKGLIFRQAFHDAGFYLSGCCIWKKNALVLGRSPYQWQHEPCLFGWKVGGKHQWYSDRKQTTIWEYDRPNSSRDTSNTSDNFLAVKRSGYRAPHSQRDTACLVT, encoded by the coding sequence ATGAGTGAAGTAACAACAGCAATGGAATGGAGGACGATTCCCGTTGGGGACCTCCACCCTGCTGCCTATAATCCGAGGAAGAAGCTGAAACCCGGAGATAAGGAGTATGAGAAAATCAAGAAATCCATTCAGGAGTTCGGCTATGTGGAGCCTATCATTGTCAACTTTGATATGACAGTCATCGGCGGCCACCAGCGTCTGACGGTCTTAAAAGACTTGGGATACACCGAAGTCCAGTGCGTGGTGGTTCATATTGAGGATGAGGCAAAGGTAAAAGCCCTGAACATCGCACTCAATAAGATCACTGGCGCATGGAATGAGCAGCTTCTGGCAGACCTTATTGTTGATTTGCAGAGTCAGGATTTCAATACCGATCTGACGGGTTTTGAGCCAGCGGAGATCGACCAGCTTTTTTCCAAAGTCCATAACAAGGAAATTAAAGAGGATGATTTCGATGTGGATGAGGAATTGAAAAAGCCGACCATGTCAAAGACAGAAGATTTGTGGCTGCTTGGCAGGCACCGTCTGGTCTGTGGTGATTCGCTGCTGCCGGAAACTTTCAGTACATTGATGGATGGAAAACGTGCCAATCTTGTGGTCACGGACCCGCCCTACAATGTAAATGTGGAGGAAACCGCAGGAAAAATCAAGAATGACAATATGCCCGATGAGGATTTCTATAAGTTCCTCTTTGCGGCTTTTGTAAATATGGAACAGAACATGGAAAATGACGCATCCATTTATGTTTTCCATGCAGATTCCAAAGGGCTGATCTTCCGGCAGGCATTTCACGATGCCGGATTCTATCTGTCCGGCTGCTGTATCTGGAAGAAGAACGCCCTGGTGTTAGGACGCTCCCCTTACCAATGGCAGCACGAACCATGCCTGTTCGGGTGGAAGGTCGGCGGCAAGCACCAGTGGTATTCTGACAGGAAGCAGACAACCATTTGGGAATATGACCGTCCGAACTCATCCAGAGACACCTCTAATACTTCTGATAATTTCTTAGCTGTCAAGAGGTCTGGATACCGCGCCCCACATTCCCAACGGGACACGGCCTGCCTGGTAACATAG
- the ilvN gene encoding acetolactate synthase small subunit: MTKKRWISLFVENEIGVLARISGLFSGKSYNLDSLTVGTTEDVTISRMTISLTSDDQTFEQIKKQLNRSVEVIKVVDFTEMAIHMKELMYIKIHSCSEQDMTKLAYMRDVFHAKMIDYDTTTILLECVQTENKNNDFIRLLEKNFPGRIEIVRGGSVAIEAVSITDR; encoded by the coding sequence ATGACTAAGAAAAGATGGATCAGTCTTTTTGTAGAAAATGAGATCGGTGTTCTGGCCCGGATTTCCGGACTGTTTTCCGGTAAATCTTATAATCTGGACAGCCTGACCGTAGGCACTACGGAAGATGTAACTATTTCCCGCATGACAATCAGTTTGACCAGTGATGACCAGACCTTTGAACAGATCAAAAAACAGTTAAACCGGAGCGTTGAAGTCATTAAGGTTGTGGATTTTACGGAAATGGCAATCCACATGAAAGAACTGATGTATATTAAAATCCATAGCTGTTCAGAGCAGGATATGACAAAATTGGCTTATATGAGGGATGTTTTTCATGCGAAAATGATTGACTATGATACTACCACAATATTGCTCGAATGTGTCCAAACAGAAAATAAGAATAATGATTTCATCCGGCTTTTGGAGAAAAATTTTCCGGGGCGTATAGAAATTGTTCGTGGAGGCAGTGTGGCGATTGAAGCAGTCAGCATAACAGATCGTTAA
- the ilvB gene encoding biosynthetic-type acetolactate synthase large subunit, whose product MQITGAELFVKALLAEQVDTLFAYPGGQAIDLFNALYGVQGINVILPRHEQGLVHAADGYARSTGKVGVCLVTSGPGATNLVTGIATANYDSVPLVCFTGQVPTHLIGNDAFQEVDIVGITRSISKYAVTVRKREDLAATIKKAFFIARSGKPGVVVVNLPKDIQQALGSDCYPKQAEVRGYKPNTNVHMGQIKKSLECLKNAKRPVFLLGGGVNIAHANQEMTALVEKTGIPSVTTIMGKGAIPTTHPLYVGNLGIHGNYAANTAISECDVLFSIGVRFNDRITGKVSEFARNATIIHVDIDPASISRNIVVDIPIVGDAKNAIQALLEKAPEYDFGDWQKRVDSWKKEHPLTVLQDTPSRMTPRHIIREINRVFDNAVITTDVGQNQLWTTQFLELTSQKQMLTSGGLGTMGYGFPAAIGAKLGNPDKDVITICGDGGMQMNIQEMATAIVYELPIVICILNNGYLGNVRQWQEMFFDKRYSSTCLRYRKSCLTTCNTPSACCPEYVPDFVKLAESYGAKAIRIQRQEEIRAALEEAKNTPKVPTVIEFIIEPEANVLPIVPPGNPLSDMIMGGTDND is encoded by the coding sequence ATGCAAATTACTGGAGCAGAATTATTTGTGAAGGCATTGTTAGCTGAACAGGTTGATACGTTGTTCGCTTATCCCGGCGGTCAGGCGATTGACCTATTTAATGCCCTTTACGGAGTCCAGGGAATTAACGTCATTCTTCCACGGCATGAGCAGGGATTGGTTCATGCTGCGGATGGCTATGCACGTTCAACGGGCAAAGTCGGTGTCTGTCTGGTTACAAGCGGTCCTGGTGCAACGAACCTTGTAACTGGAATTGCTACGGCCAACTATGACAGCGTGCCGCTGGTCTGCTTTACCGGGCAAGTCCCCACCCATCTGATCGGCAATGATGCCTTCCAGGAAGTTGATATTGTTGGAATTACAAGAAGCATCAGCAAATACGCAGTCACAGTCCGTAAAAGAGAAGATTTAGCCGCTACCATCAAAAAGGCATTTTTTATTGCCCGTTCCGGTAAGCCGGGAGTGGTAGTTGTCAATCTACCAAAAGACATTCAGCAGGCATTAGGAAGTGACTGTTATCCGAAACAAGCGGAAGTGCGTGGATATAAGCCCAATACGAATGTTCATATGGGGCAAATAAAAAAATCACTGGAATGTCTGAAAAATGCGAAACGGCCTGTATTTCTTTTGGGTGGTGGTGTAAATATTGCTCATGCGAATCAGGAAATGACTGCACTTGTAGAAAAGACCGGGATACCGTCAGTCACTACGATTATGGGGAAAGGGGCAATTCCAACTACTCATCCGCTCTATGTTGGAAACCTGGGCATTCATGGCAATTATGCTGCTAACACAGCGATTAGCGAATGTGATGTGCTGTTTTCTATCGGTGTCCGCTTTAATGACCGCATTACCGGAAAAGTGAGTGAATTTGCCAGGAATGCAACGATCATACATGTTGACATAGATCCGGCTTCCATCTCAAGGAATATCGTCGTGGATATACCGATTGTCGGGGATGCAAAAAATGCAATCCAGGCTTTGCTGGAGAAGGCTCCCGAATACGATTTTGGGGACTGGCAAAAACGAGTGGATTCCTGGAAAAAGGAACATCCTCTTACCGTTTTGCAGGACACACCATCGAGGATGACACCTCGCCATATTATCCGAGAGATCAATCGGGTATTTGACAATGCTGTCATTACTACCGATGTGGGCCAGAACCAGCTATGGACCACACAGTTCTTGGAATTGACCAGTCAGAAGCAAATGCTGACTTCCGGTGGTCTTGGAACAATGGGTTATGGTTTTCCCGCAGCCATTGGCGCAAAATTAGGGAATCCTGACAAAGACGTAATTACCATCTGCGGCGATGGCGGTATGCAAATGAACATTCAGGAAATGGCAACAGCCATTGTATATGAATTGCCGATTGTTATTTGTATTCTCAATAACGGGTATTTAGGTAATGTCCGCCAATGGCAGGAAATGTTTTTTGATAAACGGTATTCCAGCACTTGCTTGCGGTATCGAAAAAGCTGCCTGACAACATGCAATACCCCGTCTGCCTGCTGTCCGGAATATGTTCCTGATTTTGTGAAGCTGGCTGAGAGCTATGGCGCGAAAGCGATTCGCATTCAGCGTCAGGAGGAAATCAGGGCTGCATTAGAGGAAGCAAAAAATACACCAAAGGTTCCCACAGTGATCGAATTTATTATTGAGCCGGAGGCAAACGTGCTTCCGATTGTGCCGCCGGGGAATCCATTAAGCGATATGATTATGGGAGGTACTGACAATGACTAA
- a CDS encoding TetR/AcrR family transcriptional regulator yields the protein MDETSQKIIDATMSLVRDKGYVATTTKDIAKLAGVNECTLFRKFKTKKDIVLSGVEQEKWRGNLTSEAFQDVKWELAPDLEMFMTEYMNRITPDFVKLSIGLRAPQLYEEAAPLVMKVPQAFLSSLIEYFKEMENRGKLPHLDFECLAMTIFSSTFGFTFLNASFEGSLSSVSREQYIKQSVQTFIQGIPNQK from the coding sequence GTGGATGAAACCAGCCAGAAAATAATAGACGCAACAATGTCTCTTGTAAGAGATAAGGGATATGTTGCTACTACAACGAAAGATATTGCCAAATTAGCAGGGGTAAATGAATGTACTCTGTTCCGTAAATTCAAAACCAAAAAAGATATTGTATTAAGTGGAGTAGAGCAGGAAAAATGGCGGGGCAATCTGACATCAGAAGCGTTTCAGGACGTGAAATGGGAGCTTGCTCCCGATCTTGAGATGTTTATGACGGAATATATGAACCGGATCACTCCTGACTTTGTCAAATTATCCATTGGACTGAGAGCGCCGCAGCTTTACGAGGAAGCAGCTCCGCTTGTGATGAAAGTCCCACAGGCATTCCTCTCATCGCTGATTGAATATTTCAAAGAGATGGAGAACCGAGGAAAGCTCCCTCATTTAGATTTTGAATGTCTTGCCATGACAATCTTTTCAAGTACGTTTGGCTTTACATTCCTAAATGCTTCTTTTGAAGGCAGCCTTTCTTCCGTTAGCAGAGAACAGTATATTAAGCAATCAGTTCAAACGTTCATTCAGGGAATACCGAATCAAAAATAA
- a CDS encoding winged helix-turn-helix domain-containing protein, whose protein sequence is MSVQMNIERQPVIQRGNLTIDPQCYTVTLAGEEIDLYPKEFDVLHLLMQYPGWVLSSEQIYKAVWQEDTIGCERVVYNVICQLRNPDMIQTVIGRGYKFVE, encoded by the coding sequence ATGTCTGTACAGATGAATATAGAACGGCAGCCTGTCATCCAGCGTGGGAACCTTACCATTGATCCACAGTGCTATACGGTCACATTGGCCGGAGAGGAAATTGATCTCTATCCAAAGGAATTTGATGTCCTTCATTTACTTATGCAGTATCCTGGGTGGGTGCTTTCTTCGGAACAGATTTATAAGGCTGTGTGGCAAGAAGATACGATTGGCTGTGAGCGTGTGGTCTATAATGTGATTTGCCAACTGAGGAATCCAGATATGATTCAGACTGTTATTGGGCGAGGATATAAGTTTGTGGAATAA
- a CDS encoding MATE family efflux transporter → MKERNNKMELLGNAPIPKALMALGIPIMIGMLINALYNLVDAYFVGGLGESQMGAISIVFPLGQVVVGLGLMFGNGAAFYLSRLLGRGDKDTANKVASTALYSSVLVGAIIIILATIFLKPILTLLGATDTIMPYALTYARIYVVSCIFNVFNVTMNNIVTSEGAAKTTMCALLLGAILNIGLDPIFIYVLEMGVAGAAIATAISQLVSTLVYLNYVLRKKSAFTFSVREFAPTKQMMAEILKIGVPTLTFQLLTSLSIALINRAAHGYGDAVIAGMGAVTRVTSMGTLVVFGFLKGFQPIAGFSYGAKKFDRLQEAIKTSILWSTIFCVIVGLLMAVFSTQIISQFTDGNAEMISVGQRSLMANGFSFMLFGFYTVYSSLLLALGKGAAGFILGACRQGICFVPVILILPLFWELNGILYAQPIADIISAVITIFMALHLHKELSAAKAKMISIEQGNF, encoded by the coding sequence ATGAAAGAACGTAACAACAAAATGGAGCTTTTGGGGAACGCACCTATTCCGAAAGCACTTATGGCACTTGGCATCCCGATTATGATTGGAATGTTGATAAACGCCCTGTATAATCTGGTGGATGCCTACTTTGTAGGAGGACTGGGAGAAAGTCAAATGGGTGCGATTTCGATTGTGTTTCCATTGGGGCAAGTGGTTGTAGGATTAGGTCTGATGTTTGGTAATGGAGCTGCATTTTATCTTTCAAGGCTGTTAGGACGTGGAGACAAAGATACTGCGAATAAGGTCGCAAGTACAGCGCTATATAGCAGTGTTTTAGTTGGGGCAATTATCATTATTCTTGCTACTATCTTCCTGAAACCAATTTTAACTCTATTAGGAGCAACAGATACAATCATGCCTTATGCATTGACATATGCTAGGATTTATGTGGTTTCATGTATTTTTAATGTATTCAATGTGACTATGAATAATATTGTCACAAGTGAAGGCGCAGCGAAAACCACTATGTGTGCTTTGTTATTGGGAGCTATATTGAATATTGGTTTAGATCCGATCTTCATTTATGTACTTGAAATGGGAGTTGCCGGGGCTGCTATTGCTACAGCTATTTCGCAGCTTGTTTCTACACTTGTTTATTTGAACTATGTATTGCGGAAAAAGAGTGCATTTACTTTCAGTGTAAGAGAGTTTGCGCCCACAAAACAAATGATGGCAGAAATATTGAAAATAGGTGTTCCAACGCTGACGTTCCAGCTTCTTACCAGTCTTTCTATTGCACTGATTAATCGGGCTGCACATGGATATGGAGATGCTGTTATTGCCGGAATGGGGGCCGTTACCAGAGTTACATCAATGGGAACATTGGTGGTATTTGGCTTCTTAAAAGGATTTCAGCCGATTGCAGGATTTAGTTATGGGGCAAAGAAATTTGACCGTTTGCAGGAGGCGATTAAAACATCAATCCTGTGGTCAACGATTTTCTGTGTAATTGTAGGATTGCTGATGGCTGTATTTTCCACGCAAATTATTTCTCAGTTTACAGACGGTAATGCGGAAATGATTTCTGTCGGTCAAAGGTCGCTCATGGCAAATGGCTTTTCGTTTATGCTATTTGGATTTTATACGGTATATTCTTCTTTGCTTTTGGCTCTTGGCAAAGGTGCGGCCGGCTTTATTCTCGGTGCCTGCAGGCAGGGGATTTGTTTTGTCCCTGTTATATTGATTCTTCCGCTGTTTTGGGAACTTAATGGCATTCTTTACGCACAACCAATTGCAGACATAATTTCTGCAGTAATTACCATTTTTATGGCATTGCATCTCCATAAGGAATTATCTGCGGCAAAAGCAAAGATGATTTCTATAGAACAGGGGAATTTTTAG
- a CDS encoding PadR family transcriptional regulator, which translates to MATIDLIVLGMLKKESLSAYDIQKLVEYRNISRWVKISTPSIYKKVIQLEEKGLINSVTVKEGKMPEKAVYSLTEAGERQFEKLMMEIAGKPIHIFLDFNAVIVNLDSLPADKQKSCLANIEENVAKLKSYLQENILAKENVLEIPETGMAVLHQQLILAQAIETWITSVKARLEN; encoded by the coding sequence ATGGCTACCATAGATTTAATTGTGTTGGGAATGCTGAAAAAAGAATCTCTAAGCGCCTATGACATTCAGAAATTAGTGGAATATCGCAATATATCAAGGTGGGTAAAAATCAGTACCCCTTCTATTTACAAAAAAGTTATTCAGTTAGAGGAAAAAGGACTTATCAATAGCGTGACCGTGAAAGAAGGGAAAATGCCCGAAAAGGCGGTGTATTCTTTGACGGAAGCTGGCGAACGGCAATTTGAGAAACTTATGATGGAGATTGCTGGTAAGCCTATTCATATTTTTCTGGATTTTAATGCGGTAATTGTAAATTTGGACAGCCTTCCAGCAGATAAACAAAAGTCCTGTCTTGCTAATATTGAAGAAAATGTGGCAAAACTAAAATCTTATCTACAAGAGAATATCCTTGCAAAAGAAAATGTGCTTGAAATACCAGAAACCGGAATGGCAGTTTTACACCAACAGTTAATACTAGCCCAAGCAATTGAAACATGGATTACATCAGTAAAAGCGAGGTTGGAAAATTAA
- a CDS encoding winged helix-turn-helix domain-containing protein, translated as MNKVLAAVEGEPTMEHISSSYNPPILIFPNLEIRINEQTVYHNGIPVPLTNHEFFTLLYLASHPSWVLSQSMIYEEVWKAPPEHCGAAVTNVISQIRRKIGDGYIETVVGSGYKFVG; from the coding sequence ATGAATAAAGTTCTTGCAGCAGTGGAAGGTGAGCCGACAATGGAACATATCTCAAGTAGTTACAACCCACCTATCCTCATCTTCCCCAATCTGGAGATCCGCATCAACGAACAGACCGTCTACCACAATGGCATTCCCGTTCCTCTCACCAACCACGAGTTCTTCACGTTACTCTACTTAGCCAGTCATCCATCCTGGGTTCTCTCACAATCTATGATCTACGAAGAAGTATGGAAAGCACCTCCAGAGCATTGCGGGGCGGCGGTGACGAATGTAATAAGCCAGATCAGGCGGAAGATTGGAGATGGGTATATAGAGACTGTAGTGGGGAGCGGGTATAAGTTTGTGGGATAA
- a CDS encoding NAD(+) diphosphatase — protein sequence MEFKFCPDCGTRLIKKSVGDEGKIPYCEKCNRPFFDMFATCIIVLIVNQNGEAALLKQNYISNQYYNLVSGYMKPGECAEETARREVKEELGLSLSALEIIGTYWFGKKDMLMIGFIANTLDNEFVLSAEVDSACWIPVEEAIDMVHPKGSVSYALLEKFLDELR from the coding sequence ATGGAATTTAAGTTTTGCCCTGATTGCGGAACAAGGTTAATTAAAAAAAGTGTTGGGGACGAAGGAAAAATCCCGTATTGCGAAAAATGTAATAGACCGTTTTTTGATATGTTTGCGACTTGTATTATTGTTTTGATTGTCAATCAAAATGGAGAAGCTGCATTGTTAAAGCAAAATTATATTTCTAATCAATATTATAATTTGGTTTCTGGCTATATGAAACCGGGTGAATGTGCAGAAGAAACAGCACGACGAGAAGTAAAAGAAGAACTTGGACTTTCATTATCAGCATTAGAAATAATTGGTACATATTGGTTTGGAAAGAAGGACATGTTAATGATTGGCTTTATTGCCAATACGCTTGATAATGAGTTCGTATTATCTGCGGAAGTGGACTCGGCATGTTGGATTCCTGTAGAAGAAGCAATTGATATGGTACATCCAAAGGGAAGTGTATCATATGCTCTATTGGAAAAGTTTTTGGATGAATTGAGGTGA
- a CDS encoding YciI family protein: protein MFIFNLTYIKPISEVERILPNHVRFLDDYYRKGKFICSGRKSPRIGGIILCSCKTKEEAEAIMQEDPFYNEGIAQYEMIEFIPSKAADNFLALKEA from the coding sequence ATGTTTATTTTTAATTTGACTTATATTAAACCTATATCTGAGGTTGAAAGGATTTTGCCTAACCATGTACGTTTTTTAGATGATTACTATCGAAAAGGAAAATTTATTTGTTCTGGCAGAAAATCCCCACGTATTGGAGGTATTATTTTATGCAGTTGTAAAACAAAAGAAGAGGCAGAAGCTATCATGCAAGAAGATCCATTTTACAATGAAGGAATTGCGCAATATGAGATGATTGAGTTTATCCCTTCAAAAGCAGCAGATAACTTTCTGGCGTTGAAGGAGGCATAA
- a CDS encoding TetR/AcrR family transcriptional regulator, producing MATPKTRKEKAATTKKRIFDTAVDLINQKGYDNVTVSEICNSAGMAKGSFYIHYNSKEDIVRESYYTDMGAFIEQHYADYLKQHPESSPAARIIRFLNLELEFAVYAGYELTCLAYSLNLGACIPGPSEHFEKRTFSKILYNEISSAIKNIHTDFSCDDLFVYFESIVRGLMATWCFSNNSFSIIEKGKIYISHTVHNLIKE from the coding sequence ATGGCTACACCAAAAACCCGAAAAGAAAAAGCTGCGACTACGAAAAAAAGAATTTTTGATACTGCTGTCGATTTGATAAATCAAAAAGGCTATGACAATGTTACTGTTAGTGAAATTTGCAATTCTGCTGGAATGGCAAAAGGATCATTCTACATACACTATAATTCTAAAGAAGACATTGTACGAGAAAGCTACTACACTGATATGGGAGCATTTATCGAACAACATTACGCTGATTACTTAAAACAACATCCCGAAAGTTCTCCTGCCGCCCGAATTATCCGCTTTCTAAATTTAGAACTTGAATTTGCAGTATATGCCGGATATGAACTTACCTGTTTGGCATATTCTCTTAATTTAGGTGCATGCATTCCGGGACCATCAGAACATTTTGAAAAGCGAACATTTAGTAAAATTTTATATAATGAGATTTCATCTGCAATAAAAAATATCCACACAGATTTTTCTTGCGATGATCTATTTGTATATTTTGAAAGTATTGTCCGTGGGTTAATGGCAACATGGTGTTTCTCAAATAATTCATTTAGTATTATAGAAAAAGGAAAAATCTATATATCACATACCGTTCACAATCTTATCAAAGAATAA
- a CDS encoding winged helix-turn-helix domain-containing protein has product MPQSGNPHQRTDRLSQWHSIPLTHHEFFTLLYLAQHPSWVLSKEQIYEAVWKADPEHCGAAVANVVYSLRRKIGEGYIKTVVGSGYRFVGVNTDSNFTIAIGFL; this is encoded by the coding sequence ATTCCCCAGTCTGGAAATCCGCATCAACGAACAGACCGTCTATCACAATGGCATTCCATCCCTCTCACTCACCATGAGTTCTTTACCTTACTCTATTTAGCCCAACATCCCTCCTGGGTTCTATCCAAAGAGCAGATCTATGAAGCGGTCTGGAAAGCGGACCCGGAGCATTGCGGGGCGGCGGTGGCGAATGTGGTGTATTCCCTCAGACGGAAAATCGGAGAAGGGTATATAAAAACGGTGGTCGGGAGTGGGTATAGGTTTGTGGGTGTAAATACCGATAGCAATTTTACTATTGCTATCGGCTTTTTGTAA
- a CDS encoding ABC-2 transporter permease, which translates to MIAAVFAIMPSGRFSSMTMTHFSFCKSISDCLLFLCFSSVFGMAMPISNYAVVGSKYISIVCTLVPGVIGSIVLNLISSFIYGHWDLTLYVLSMAMSVLIPAFWAAICLLLTYWFGFRSAQMMSILCIFPIFYMVKMLEDETGWKALPDTMTPYVLIFCVICAVLFVFSYFLSVVGYSRKE; encoded by the coding sequence ATGATAGCCGCCGTATTTGCAATAATGCCAAGCGGCAGATTTTCGTCAATGACCATGACGCATTTTTCATTCTGTAAATCCATTTCAGATTGCCTCCTGTTTTTGTGTTTTTCCTCTGTATTCGGAATGGCAATGCCGATTAGTAATTACGCTGTTGTGGGAAGCAAATATATCTCCATTGTATGTACTTTGGTGCCTGGAGTTATAGGGAGCATTGTTCTTAATTTGATTTCCAGCTTTATATATGGCCATTGGGATTTGACACTTTATGTCCTGTCTATGGCAATGTCGGTTCTCATTCCTGCTTTTTGGGCTGCAATTTGTTTGCTCTTGACTTATTGGTTTGGATTTCGTTCAGCACAAATGATGTCTATTCTTTGCATATTTCCAATATTCTATATGGTTAAGATGCTTGAAGATGAAACAGGATGGAAAGCCTTGCCCGACACTATGACACCCTATGTTTTGATATTTTGCGTTATATGCGCTGTGCTTTTTGTCTTTTCGTATTTTTTAAGCGTTGTTGGATATTCAAGGAAAGAATAG
- a CDS encoding DUF2000 domain-containing protein, with protein MDLQNEKCVMVIDENLPLGIIANTAAIMGITLGKEMPEVVGANATDQSGNEHLGIIEFPVPILKGSPEIIKAIREKLYQPDFQDLTVVDFSNLAQDCKTYDEFISKMGNVSESTLQYFGLAICGSKKKVYKLTGSMPLPR; from the coding sequence ATGGATTTACAGAATGAAAAATGCGTCATGGTCATTGACGAAAATCTGCCGCTTGGCATTATTGCAAATACGGCGGCTATCATGGGAATCACCCTGGGAAAAGAGATGCCGGAAGTGGTCGGTGCAAATGCTACAGACCAAAGCGGAAATGAGCATCTTGGCATCATTGAGTTCCCCGTACCAATTTTGAAAGGCTCACCGGAAATCATCAAAGCAATCCGTGAGAAGCTCTATCAACCAGACTTTCAGGACTTGACCGTAGTTGACTTTAGCAATCTGGCACAGGACTGTAAAACCTATGATGAATTTATTTCTAAAATGGGGAACGTGTCAGAAAGCACTCTGCAATACTTTGGTCTTGCCATCTGCGGCTCTAAGAAAAAGGTCTACAAACTCACAGGCAGTATGCCACTGCCACGATAA
- a CDS encoding class I SAM-dependent methyltransferase, with protein sequence MDKKLEYAEQWEVSSKYFYDKKYYNWMQKKIEKYDIILEVGCGTGYSTLALLENGHKVIALDKNNECIEKAKKLLQQKGYSIGAMPDADVCFIENDVVTREFYSEVLSDLQFDAVICWNVGSYWDKENVQFYVPYMLEYGLNIDQIKENVESSYGELILWNACKIATMRKVPMHIVERTGEIISESNCEYYQILSTEFGFAEVEFDNLPADSISGGGRVLVTNGTINMERIVNVILVSILMTF encoded by the coding sequence GTGGATAAAAAATTAGAGTATGCTGAGCAATGGGAAGTAAGTTCAAAATATTTTTATGACAAGAAATATTATAATTGGATGCAGAAGAAGATAGAAAAGTACGACATTATTTTGGAAGTGGGATGTGGTACTGGTTATAGCACGTTAGCATTATTAGAAAACGGTCATAAAGTAATTGCACTTGATAAGAATAACGAATGTATTGAAAAGGCAAAAAAATTACTGCAGCAAAAAGGGTATTCTATTGGAGCAATGCCAGATGCAGATGTATGTTTTATTGAAAATGATGTTGTTACTAGAGAATTTTATTCGGAAGTGTTAAGTGATCTGCAATTTGATGCAGTTATATGTTGGAATGTAGGAAGTTATTGGGATAAAGAGAATGTTCAGTTCTACGTTCCCTATATGCTTGAGTATGGATTAAATATAGATCAGATTAAGGAAAATGTGGAGTCATCATATGGAGAGTTGATTTTGTGGAATGCGTGCAAGATTGCAACTATGAGAAAGGTGCCAATGCATATAGTTGAACGTACAGGTGAGATTATTAGTGAATCGAACTGTGAGTATTATCAAATCTTGAGCACAGAGTTCGGTTTTGCAGAAGTGGAATTTGATAATTTACCAGCGGATTCTATCTCTGGTGGTGGACGGGTATTGGTTACAAATGGCACTATCAATATGGAGAGAATCGTAAATGTGATTTTGGTATCTATTTTAATGACGTTTTAA
- a CDS encoding helix-turn-helix domain-containing protein, protein MYNMIKYKFDVGKALETAGMTAYKAQKTGVLSQDTWRKIKHGNANISMESLNRICAILHMQPEHLIYYESNGNEEKEILEKFGK, encoded by the coding sequence ATGTATAATATGATAAAATATAAATTTGATGTGGGAAAAGCTCTTGAAACTGCCGGAATGACTGCATATAAAGCGCAGAAAACAGGTGTCCTGTCACAGGATACCTGGCGCAAAATAAAGCATGGGAACGCCAATATAAGCATGGAATCTTTAAACAGGATATGCGCAATACTCCATATGCAGCCGGAACATCTCATATATTATGAGAGCAACGGGAATGAGGAGAAAGAAATTTTAGAAAAATTTGGAAAATAA